From a region of the Pongo abelii isolate AG06213 chromosome 9, NHGRI_mPonAbe1-v2.0_pri, whole genome shotgun sequence genome:
- the FXYD6 gene encoding FXYD domain-containing ion transport regulator 6 precursor (The RefSeq protein has 1 substitution compared to this genomic sequence), with amino-acid sequence MELVLVFLCSLLAPTVLASAAEKEKEMDPFHYDYQTLRIGGLVFAVVLFSVGILLILSRRCKCSFNQKPRAPGDEEAQVENLITANATEPQKAEN; translated from the exons ATGGAGTTGGTGCTGGTCTTCCTCTGCAGCCTGCTGGCCCCCACGGTCCTGGCCAGTG CAGCTGACAAGGAGAAGGAAATGGACCCTTTTCATTATG ATTACCAGACCCTGAGGATTGGGGGACTGGTGTTCGCTGTGGTCCTCTTCTCGGTTGGGATCCTCCTTATCTTAA GTCGCAGGTGCAAGTGCAGTTTCAATCAGAAGCCCCG GGCCCCAGGAGATGAGGAAGCCCAGGTGGAGAACCTCATCACCGCCAATG CAACAGAGCCCCAGAAAGCAGAGAACTAA
- the FXYD6 gene encoding FXYD domain-containing ion transport regulator 6 isoform X2 has translation MELVLVFLCSLLAPTVLASADKEKEMDPFHYDYQTLRIGGLVFAVVLFSVGILLILSRRCKCSFNQKPRAPGDEEAQVENLITANATEPQKAEN, from the exons ATGGAGTTGGTGCTGGTCTTCCTCTGCAGCCTGCTGGCCCCCACGGTCCTGGCCAGTG CTGACAAGGAGAAGGAAATGGACCCTTTTCATTATG ATTACCAGACCCTGAGGATTGGGGGACTGGTGTTCGCTGTGGTCCTCTTCTCGGTTGGGATCCTCCTTATCTTAA GTCGCAGGTGCAAGTGCAGTTTCAATCAGAAGCCCCG GGCCCCAGGAGATGAGGAAGCCCAGGTGGAGAACCTCATCACCGCCAATG CAACAGAGCCCCAGAAAGCAGAGAACTAA
- the FXYD6 gene encoding FXYD domain-containing ion transport regulator 6 isoform X1 — protein sequence MELVLVFLCSLLAPTVLASAADKEKEMDPFHYDYQTLRIGGLVFAVVLFSVGILLILSRRCKCSFNQKPRAPGDEEAQVENLITANATEPQKAEN from the exons ATGGAGTTGGTGCTGGTCTTCCTCTGCAGCCTGCTGGCCCCCACGGTCCTGGCCAGTG CAGCTGACAAGGAGAAGGAAATGGACCCTTTTCATTATG ATTACCAGACCCTGAGGATTGGGGGACTGGTGTTCGCTGTGGTCCTCTTCTCGGTTGGGATCCTCCTTATCTTAA GTCGCAGGTGCAAGTGCAGTTTCAATCAGAAGCCCCG GGCCCCAGGAGATGAGGAAGCCCAGGTGGAGAACCTCATCACCGCCAATG CAACAGAGCCCCAGAAAGCAGAGAACTAA